The Archocentrus centrarchus isolate MPI-CPG fArcCen1 chromosome 1, fArcCen1, whole genome shotgun sequence genome includes the window GCTAATTAAAGTGAAAGAAACCAAATTTGGAGAAATTATAAAAGCTACTTATTTAAAGTACAGTTTGATAATTACATGATTTTGGAATTTCAAATATCTGTGATCAAAATAATGAAGTCATGGTGAACGTTACAGTAGTATACATGTTAACATATGgattaaatttacatttaaactgAATTATTTGCATGTTATGTAGATACAATTTTTAGCTTGTGAAGACATTTGTATAATTAAACACTACCCATTGTATTTTACAGGTGAAGCCTTTGATATGGATTGAATCGGTCATAGAGAAATTCTCCCACAGTCGAGTGGAAATTATGGTTAAGGTACTGTAcaattttagctttttttttttgtttttttaaaccacaattatatttatttctattGTGTAACTGGACTCTGAAAATTGCCAACAAACTGTTAGagtaaaaaatgatttccatTGTTCATAGTTGCCAATAGTCTTTGTCAGcttgcaaaaaaaccccaaaatccTTACCCTGCCTGTCCAATGACAGGGTTGGTCTCCCTTGAACAACAGTAAAGAGTTGGTTTTTATAAGATATCCCACTATAACATGCTCTCTTTGTAGGCAAAGGGACAGTTTAAAAAACAGTCTGTGGCAAATAACGTAGAGGTGAGGGTCCCTGTCCCCAGCGATGCTGACTCACCAAAGTTCAAAACCAGCACGGGAAATGCCAAATATGTGCCTGAGAAGAACATGGTGGTGTGGACCATCAAGTCTTTTCCTGTAAGCAATTCACAACATGTTCTACCTACTGCAGACTGCATGGGactaaacatgtgacatttgcatgtgtttaacacattttgtctttgtgcacATCCATCTGTACAGGGAGGGAAAGAGTTTCTCATGAGAGCTCATTTTGGTTTGCCCAGTGTGGAGAGTGACGAGAAGGAAAGCAAACCTCCTATTACCGTCAAATTTGAAATCCCGTACTTCACAGTCTCAGGAATACAGGTGTGTAAGTTTCCTTTAATGCCAAATAACCCAAGTAGTATGACTGAACTACAAGCAAAGTATCTTTATGGTATATCTTGTAATTTGTTTGTATTATTTACTATTTATAAGGCTTTAAATATTACCCGAGAAGTTTTCTATTTGGCTTAGggtgtttgcagtttgcagcaTGTTCATAATTAAGTCAGAGGGGTACAAATGAGGTTCAGcatagccaggctttctttgtctttgctcGCTTGTCGTAACCTAAAACCCCAGTTGGAGATCACGAGTATCATGATGGTGGTTATCAATTTTCTCTTTTAGGCCGgcctttctgcttcaggctcacAGGTCATGTGACTTTTTCTGCACAAAATGATCTCTATGAGTGTCAAGcattatgatgatgataatatcctattaaaaaatctataaagaacaaAATTATAACAAACTGCAAGTAAGACAAAAAATTTATActacagaaaatcatttattttacccctctcagtaaaataaacatttaaattcacGTTAATAATTTTATTGCTGAGTGCgcactcagtgctgctgtttatttctaaggtgatgGCTGTACATTAGAGccctgaaactttaaactggatacatttaaatCTTAAATGTAATTGTCCTACAGCCTAATAAAGGAAACGTGGAAATCACTGTAGTTTGCCGGCAAATTgaagtaaaattaattttattgataagtattcttggtgtgtgttctgtgttctagttgctgcaattccagcagtgtGAAAGAGACTtggcagcagattagaatcaagaATAACAACATTTAGACATTTTCTGTATCACCAATTTAATACATGCACATTGCTGTGACAATGCAATCCACAGTTTGTGCTTTATTTGGTGATTTAGGAAAGTACCGCTTAACAACTTGCACATATAAAACTTATTCCCACAGCAGTCTATAATGCACTTAaagcatgctgtaaataaaagaataattgAAAATGTGGCACTTCCACCCCCTATTTTAAAGTGGAACTCTGAACATAACCCTGCTCCTGACCAGGTTATATGCTCAGCATAAGCTACCGTGGTGATTTAGTCCGGTAAAAAGAGAACCACATTCATGACTGGGGGTTTATGCTTTAGCGGAAATCTATGCAGTAACCTGATCAGCACCTCCCAAGAAAATGTAAGTACACATAGGGTCGACGGAGCCCGTAACGGTTgggattggcctgttcagcaccGTTGATACCTCTATACTATTCACTgtagtttttgaatttatcagtgagagaataacaagcATCATCTCAGTATGGGGAATAATAAACATAGTATCAATATaaagactcacaaatgtcagtagATTCCTGAAGGGAGACTGCAAAAACTATTGgaatgtacaaagaagtggaaaactAGAGGGACCAATATGTTTGCATCCGAAAAAGAATCGCCCATAACCAAGAgcgaggacccaggagggaaaaaggtCCCAGCACTGGGACACAACCACACTGTAATTAACATATAATGCACCTTGCACAACCATAAATGCCAGCAACTACGTCAGCCACTCTACAAGGAGTCTACAAAGATTCAgcgcagaagtctaaatcaggcctgaCACAGAAAACTCAGAAGTTCACTAAGCCATTAATCTCACTTCGTAGTGCACCCCTTTGGTCCTGTTGATGTACTGATTGTGGGAAGTTGGATTTAATTTCATTTGACAGTACAAGTCTTAGGTTTCTTGCCTCAACACTTTGTATGTCTTGCTACGCTTATCCATCAGGTGCGGTATATGAAGATCATAGAAAAAAGTGGTTACCAGGCTTTACCGTGGGTCCGCTACATAACACAAAGTGGAGGTACATTAGTAAATTTCTATTACACTTCTATTGCACTATTGAAGCAAGAGGGGATATTCATACAGATGTAATGACTGAATCAGATTTTAACTTTTCAGGGTTTTGTATCTATTGTCTTTTTCTGTAGATTACCAGCTGAGGACCAATGTGTAACCTGTGGAGATACTTCACTACATTTTCCTCACTTCCAGGACTTCCAGAGGAGCATAAATGATGACTTTAACTGGACTAAAAGAATGTCTTTAAATTTTCACCTACTCTGTGTAATGTTGATCTTGTTTTATGAaatctgtgtgcagtttgattTTGAGGTTTTTATTGTGTGAGCACtgcaaattatttaattaataaaaaaactgaatgatACACTTAACAGTTTGTAATCATTAACCACTGCgttaataaaaaacattttctcatgTGTTTCCAACAACATACAAGGTGGATTTTGCCATCGTATTGTAGTAACGCATTGTGCAATCACAGTCGCTAAATTCCGCCCAAAATTAAATACTTACACCCGCCTTTTTCCACACTTGCCTCTGGAGAAATACAGCCAAAGGTTAGAAATCTGAATGAACAGCCTTTGAAGACATCGGCGTATACGAATAGCCCGCTTTCTTCGCCGTGTGCGCTGATTGGTCAAATGCTGCTGTTACCACAGTGACAGCGTAGTAACACAGTTGTAACTCCTCCTCATTTACCATATATGGACACCAACACCCTCTGGGCGAGCTGCGATTGGGTAACGTGCGTTCTCTCCAATGTTTGTAAATTGTACTCTTGAGACGCCGCTGTGTAGAGCTCAGCGCGCAAatgtattttgtaatattgaTAAACTTGTCTTGTCCTAATTACTTTTAAAAAGTACTGGCTCTTAGCGAAAGCGGGGTCGAAAATCTTTGCGACGCGTTGGATCTTGTGGAAGCAAACGAGGTAAGCTTAAAAGCgctagttttttatttttttagctctCTTTTTAATGTTAGCTGTTAGCCGGGATGCTAGTTGTTTGTGTCTTGCCGTTTCAGTTGACTCGCCTCTGGCGGGGGAGCAGATATTTGTGTTGACTTGTGCTGTTCAGCAGTACGCTTTGTTAAATCGACCGGTAGAACTACGAATAGTAAGCTCCGAGTCAAATAACATGGCGTCAGCGGGGAACTACAGCTTACGTTAGCCGGATGCTGTAGTAACGTTAGCCGTAGACGACGATAACTtggcaattttgtttttttttctttttttaatatcatgTTTGTTTTGCCTTCACGAGAAGCCCGTGGTTGAGCTTCCTTGTAACTGTGGTACGTCTCTCACCGAGCAGGCAGGTAGGCAGACTATAATGGTCCTTAGTCAGATGGATGCCGGCAAAGCTCTGACGGCGGCAGCAGCCAAAGGGAACACCAGCGAAGTGCAGAGGATCCTGGAGGAATGCAGAGTGCATCCTGATACTCTGAATGAGTTTGGCAGGACAGCACTACAGGTGAGGATCAATTCAAATGTTCAAATAAAATCTGTATGCATATACAGAAATATTAACAATACAGCTTTCATTCGGTGGAGAAGCGTAGTTCGTCCTTCGGTTTCAGAGTAATCTGCTTTTGTTCTGGCCTGCGGAAAATGACCATACCTTTCTTTCGATTATGTTTGTAGCgccatgtttttattgttaGAATAAAGCGTCCGAATCATGGTGTCGTGTATAGCAGGATACTGCAGTGGAAACTGATAACAGGAAGGTTTCTAACTTCATAGCAATAGACCCCCCTTTCGTTTAGTTTGTGGCGTATATTTAGCGTTATAAACATTTTATAGACAGCAGTGCGTAGCAGTGATGCCTCAGACTGGAGTCTTTCTGATATTTTGTTCTCATCATTTATAAAGTGACCCTGAATATAGGTGTCATCCACAATAATTATGTAACAGTTATTGATGTTTACTTCACTGTAGtctataaaatgttaaaattagtGAGTTTTCCCTCCGAATTTCTCAAAAGTCAAGGTGATGAAACCTTGAAGTTTGAGATATTTAATATAttgtaaaatacacaaaaatctCATTTCAGACGCTGGAATAGAAGCTGTTTGGTATTTCTCCTTTAAAACAGACTTGAAGGATTAAGTGTAATAGTTGATTTTaactcattttaaaacagttttaaaatcaCCTAAATCCAAACTCAATTAGATGAATGCAACACATTGGTGTAAAATTTGATGTAGGGCTGTTGTATTAGACATAATTACTTTCACCTGTGTAAATGTACTAAAGGTGACAGATGTCTATAGCCTTTCCTCTTCATTACAGTGAAAAGGGTCTCTGTGGAGATGTTTGAcatgaaactgttaaaaaagtCTCAGAATTACACAGTGGTGCTGAATTCGAGAAggcactctcctcaccctcccCTCTAATGTCTCCAACAGGTGATGATGATGGGGAACTCCAAGATTGCCAGTTTGCTGTTAGAAAAAGGAGCCGAACCCAACATCCAGGACAGGCATGGGATAACGCCTGTCCACGATGCAGCTCGAACAGGATTCCTCGACACCGTGCAGGTTCTGGTGGAGTACGGCGCTTCAGTAAACATCCCGGATCAGAATGGAGCGCTGCCTATCCACATTGCCATCCGGGAAGgccaccgggatgttgtgaaGTATTTGGCACCACTGTCTGACCTAAAGCACGCCAACATCAGCGGTCAGACAGCGATAGACGTGGCCCGAGCTTCGTGTGTGCCAGATATGATTGACTTGCTTTTTTCGCACGTTCATAGTTAGCCTGAAAAGTGGGTGCATTCtgcctaaccctaacctcacactttgttttgcttcagaCCTGGTAACTTGATTTTGTTGCTGTgtaaaggatttttttcttttgttaacaGTGGCTCAGCATTATTATGTGACGGGACATATTGTCTTGGCAGCTTATTTTCAGTGGATGGGTGGCTATATACTGTAGACACCTCTTTTGCACAGTGCAATTTAGGCACCTTATAtgaacatatacatatatatctgTTTTCCCTATAAACTGGGAGTGCACATTTATAGATAGTTCTCTCCCTCCCAAGTGTTTTCTAATTATTTCCTTTGTGTACGAATTGTAACAGTtgtatgttttttaatttacaaaactTGACATGGTGCACCCTGATTGCTTTGCATAGTTGTTTCTATTAATTAGATGTAGTTAGACTTTGAATTTACTCCTATTTATTGTTGGAATAGGACTGAATATTTGTCTTTGTAAATAGCGACCCTTATTGTGATTTGttgaaatgttatttatataaatacttttaaaaaccTAAGTGAGATTATTCACTATTTGAAGAAGAAAGCACAAAATAAAGTGTTGAACTTGAAGCCATGCTGTCTTTATCTTAATTTGTAATCTGTGGtaagagctgctgctcctgggTTTCAGCTCACTGGGATCACTCAGGTCAtcctaattatttattttattttttttctgggaaTTTGTGGACACATAACGAAAGGCTAAAAAGAAAGTGATttactttggttttaatttttatgcaTAATGAGAGCCCAGTTTGATTTCTGATTGTAAAATTTCATAATGACAAAATGGAAAAAGTGAGATACAGTTGTAACTGCACTTATTTTTCCTTCTCAGGCTGGAAGATTTATTTCAGGTTTAATGTTTTCACCAAGCACTTCTTAACACTTAGGGAAAGTTGTGTTTAATAGGTTATTATGCAATGCTTTTACTGGTATGGCCCACTTAAGATCAGATTAGACTGAATGTGACCCATGAACTAAAATGAGTTTGATGCCCTTGATTTAGACAATgaaagggataaaaaaaaaatcagcaaggTTGCAAGAGGATTTAAATGtacatgtttaccactgtgcagTAAaacaagaattttaaaaaaaaaatcattaaggGAACTTTTTTGGGCCTTAACCATTTGGAAGTGGACTGGCATTTATATCACGCTTTCCCatgcaaagtgctttacaaagcTACATTCATCCAGATATTCATACCAACCCTTTATTCTACCCTCCATCTGTTGCATATTCacaataaatttaaaatcaacAGTTAAAATCACCAAGATATgtgtgtttttggactgtgggaggaaaccagagcaccacgagaaaacccacacaggcacggaaaaacatgcaaactccacatcaAAAGGCCCCAGGAAGGTTCACATCCACagtctttttttcctgtgagTCGACAATGCACACCGACACACCACACACTTGTTGGAACATAGAGTCTACAGAAAATCTTTCCTTCACTATCTTGAAGTTCACGGCTGT containing:
- the cdkn2d gene encoding cyclin-dependent kinase 4 inhibitor D; protein product: MVLSQMDAGKALTAAAAKGNTSEVQRILEECRVHPDTLNEFGRTALQVMMMGNSKIASLLLEKGAEPNIQDRHGITPVHDAARTGFLDTVQVLVEYGASVNIPDQNGALPIHIAIREGHRDVVKYLAPLSDLKHANISGQTAIDVARASCVPDMIDLLFSHVHS